Genomic window (Elusimicrobiota bacterium):
GGATTTCGCTCCAAGACCGCCGGCCGCTCCTGCCCTGGGAATCGGACAGCTTCCGGGTTTGCCTCGAGGGGCCGTGGCTTTCCATATACCAGCTCGAGTCGGGCTACGATTACAAGCTGGTCCGCGGCGGGCCGGATTTCGCCCTCGCCCCCGTCAAGAAGATTCCCATGGGTCCGGACCCCAATGGGATCGCCGTGGAGTCCCTCTCCGGCTCCCTGCAGCTCGGCCTCCAGGACAAATGGGCCTCCTACTACCAGGGCGAAAAAATATTCCTGAAGCTCGTGGTCAAGAAGGAGGTCAATTTCCCCTGGGATCCCACCGTGGCCGTGATCGATGCCACGATGACCGTGGCGCTGGATTACAAGGTAAATCTCCTGGATTACGCCGACAAGTTCGACGGCAAGCCCGTGCCGGGCAGCAAGTATTACGTCCAGGTGTCCTTCAAGAGGCTGGGCGCGGTCTCGACCGACGAGCAGGTCAAGGCCGGCGATTCAGCGCATGTTCCCTACCAGCCGGCGCGTTAGGACTGGCTGACCTGGTCGGAGATCTCGTTCTCGTCCGGCCCTTCCTTGGGGAAGAGGCGGATGAGATCTCCCCCGATCTCGCGCAGGCAGGCCTCGACTCCGTCCGCGGCCCGGCCTTGGCGCAGATGGCGCTCCAAAACTTCCTTGGCCTTATCCCACAGAGCCTGTCCCGTTTGGACGTGGACGCCCTCGTCTCCCCAGATCGCGAATTTGCGGTCCGCCCCCGCGACGAGGAGCAGAACCCCGTTGCGGCGAGCGGTCTTGTCCAAGCCCAGCTCCTTGAATTTATGGGC
Coding sequences:
- a CDS encoding TPM domain-containing protein; this encodes MPIFRFWKPLLTRSEKDRVARVIAELEARTSGEIHVHLARRLPPGTDILALAAHKFKELGLDKTARRNGVLLLVAGADRKFAIWGDEGVHVQTGQALWDKAKEVLERHLRQGRAADGVEACLREIGGDLIRLFPKEGPDENEISDQVSQS